The window TCATCAAATTTATTTAAAGGGAAACTAAAATCGAACCGGGTGACGCCAATCACCGGCAGCCTGACCCGAACCCCCACCCCAAATGAAGCAAAGAAATCTTCCAACCTGGGGTCTTCACCTGGCATCCAAATGCCGCCGGCATCGAAGAAAACAACGCCAGAAGATTTATGATACGG of the candidate division KSB1 bacterium genome contains:
- a CDS encoding BamA/TamA family outer membrane protein, producing the protein NSIRGYPFSRLTPLGGGTKLILTNTEFRFPLTTENFPYHKSSGVVFFDAGGIWMPGEDPRLEDFFASFGVGVRVRLPVIGVTRFDFSFPLNKFDENDFKAHISLGHTF